Proteins encoded by one window of Aphis gossypii isolate Hap1 chromosome X, ASM2018417v2, whole genome shotgun sequence:
- the LOC126551992 gene encoding uncharacterized protein LOC126551992 — protein sequence MLLFLRRSFSVKLSASSDFLCAIVHSSQTMSLHCINNFPIALDREILHVGVSIVFKLSGNLSAECAVRPPSRRVAAIPDDANAKAMSHLDRIVAKINEMTNVFPVPPGASRKNRPPVLLSTACINVLYTCFCCSFSNGTLFLTNSCNVSTLYCSSRFNSWLNASCIDRFGAIIPTSIIP from the exons ATGTTGTTATTTCTCCGAAGATCCTTCAGTGTGAAGTTAAGTGCTTCAAGTGATTTCTTATGTGCTATTGTGCACTCATCCCAAACAATGAGCTTGCATTGCATTAACAATTTTCCCATTGCACTGGATCGGGAAATATTGCACGTTGGAGTAtcaattgtgtttaaattgaGTGGCAACTTAAGCGCAGAATGTGCAGTACGACCGCCATCTAGAAGAGTCGCCGCAATTCCAGATGATGCTAACGCCAAAGCTATGTCACATCTTGATCGAATAGTGgccaaaataaatgaaatgacAAATGTTTTCCCTGTTCCTCCAGGTGCATCCAGGAAGAATAGACCACCAGTATTATTGTCCACCGCTTgcattaatgttttgtatactTGTTTTTGCTGTTCATTCAGCAACGGAACATTATTTCTAACGAATTCCTGCAATGTATCAACATTGTATTGCAGCTCTCGATTTAATTCTTGGTTGAATGCATCGTGCATCGATCGATTTGGCGCAATCATTCCTACTTCAATCA TTCCTTGA
- the LOC126551990 gene encoding uncharacterized protein LOC126551990, whose protein sequence is MTDFEKSIINACQEVYPNCPLSCCFFHFGQSMYRQIQSVGLQATYNDPDDRSLKMYSHMMLALAFVPLAEVPRIFSLLKNDAPEDLLPILEYFEKNYVVGVIARGRRRGILPRYPPEIWNQHQAALTGSHKTNNVSEGWHNRFQLVIGKHHPDLYSALGEIQKEQADAEIMIAELSLGRKVRAQPKRKWRDFQKRIMSITAEFNTYQPLQFLRAIAHNIVL, encoded by the coding sequence ATGACTGACtttgaaaaatctataatCAACGCTTGTCAAGAAGTTTATCCAAATTGTCCTCTCAGTTGTTGCTTTTTTCATTTCGGTCAATCAATGTATCGACAAATTCAATCTGTTGGTCTTCAAGCCACATACAATGACCCTGATGAtcgttcattaaaaatgtacagtcATATGATGCTAGCGTTGGCATTCGTACCTTTGGCTGAAGTACCTCGCATTTTCTCGCTTTTGAAAAATGACGCGCCTGAAGATTTATTACcaattttggaatattttgaaaaaaattatgttgtagGAGTAATAGCTAGAGGGCGAAGACGAGGAATTCTTCCACGTTATCCGCCAGAAATTTGGAATCAGCACCAAGCCGCTCTAACTGGTTCACACAAAACCAACAATGTAAGTGAGGGGTGGCACAATCGCTTCCAGCTTGTTATTGGAAAACATCATCCAGATCTTTACTCCGCTCTCGGTGAGATCCAAAAAGAACAAGCTGATGCTGAGATAATGATCGCGGAGCTGAGTTTAGGACGAAAAGTTAGAGCACAGCCAAAAAGAAAATGGCGggattttcaaaaacgaataatgtCCATTACTGctgaatttaatacataccaGCCGTTACAATTTCTGAGGGCAATcgcacataatattgttttgtaa